TTCCCGCCGTCATTCCCGTGAAAACGGGAATCCAGAGATGCAGGATCGGCGCAACCTGTTGATATTACTGGATTCCCGCGTGCGCGGGAATGACGGCTTTTGGTTGGGCTTGTGGTGGAATATCCTGTTGTTGCGGAGAACTGGGGTTTTGGAAGGCACTGTTCGCGGGAATGACGCGAAGGCCGGGGGTGTAATGGTCTGGAGACAGGGCAGTACTCTTTCCACGCGCCTTTTGTCGTGCGTCCGCCGGGTGTGCCACAAGGGACGTTTGATGGTATAGTACCCGACGGCGGCGTTGCGCCGCCGTGTGATTACGGCTATTGGAGACCAGTTTGTTTTGACCTCAACCGGCCAGGAACAGACCGCCCCCGTGCAGGAGGCGCCAAACCCCAAGCAGGAGGCGCGCCGCGAGTTCTATGAGCTCGTGAAGATGGTGCTGATTTTCCTGCTGGTCTTCGGGGGGCTGAAGACCTTCGTGGTCGAGGGCTACGAGGTCCAGGGGCCGTCCATGCTGCCGACCCTCCACGACCGGGAGCGCATCCTGGTGTTCAAGGCGCCCCACCAAATCTCGAAAATCCCCCTGTTCAGCGGCATCCACCCGTTCAAGGAGGGGGACATCATTGTCTTCGACGGGGTGGGGAACAAGCGCTATGTGAAACGGCTCATCGCCATGCACCCCGAAAAGCGGGCGCACGCGGTGAGCGCGCGCCAGCGGGACGACATTGCCGCGCTGGACGATGTGGTGAAGGTCGAATATGACCGGGGCAAGGTCCGGGTGAACAACTGGCAGGTGGACGAGTCCGCCTACATTCCCCCCGGTGAAATGACCTCGCCGGACCGGGACCTGTGCCTCCTTCATCCCGGCGAATTCTATGTGATGGGGGACCACCGCAGCGTGAGCAAAGACAGCCGCAGTTTCCGGGCCATCAACGAGGACCAGATTGTGGGCAGGGCCGTGCTCCGTTTCTGGCCTCTGAGCAAGTTTGGCCTGCTGTGAGCCGCACGGTCCTCTTCTCGGATGTCCACCTGAAAGTGGGGGACGCGGCCCGGCCGGCGCGCGGGGAGTTCATCCGCTTTCTCCGTGACGCCGGGACGGAGGGCTGCGACCGGCTCATCTGCCTCGGGGACCTCTTCGACTTCTGGTTCGAGTACCGACACGTCTGCTTCTCCGGCTACCACGACGTGCTGCGCGCCTTTTCCGACCTGCATGACGCCGGTGTGGAACTCCACCTTTTCTGCGGCAACCATGATTTTTGGGCCGGGCGCTTTCTGCGCGACGAGATTGGCTTTGTAATCCACCCCGACGAGGCCCGCCTGCCGTTTGGCGAGAGGCGCGTCCTGATGTTCCACGGCGACGGGGTCAACCCGGAGGACCGGGCGTACCGGGCCTACAAGAAAGTCGCCCGGAACCCCTGGGTGGTCGGCGCGTTCCGGCTGCTGCACCCGGACTGGGCGATGACACTGGCGCAGGGGGTGAGCCATGGCAGCCGCAGCCTCACCCGCGTGGAGAACCCGTCCGAAGGCCCCGAGGCGGCGGCCCTGCGCGCCCACGCCCGTGCCCTCATCGAGGCGGGCCTGGCGGACACCGTGGTCTGCGGGCACGCCCACGCCCCCGCCCTCGAGTGGATGAACACCCAGTCTGGGCTGGGACTGTACATCAACACCGGGGACTGGATGCGCCA
The Candidatus Hydrogenedentota bacterium DNA segment above includes these coding regions:
- the lepB gene encoding signal peptidase I produces the protein MTSTGQEQTAPVQEAPNPKQEARREFYELVKMVLIFLLVFGGLKTFVVEGYEVQGPSMLPTLHDRERILVFKAPHQISKIPLFSGIHPFKEGDIIVFDGVGNKRYVKRLIAMHPEKRAHAVSARQRDDIAALDDVVKVEYDRGKVRVNNWQVDESAYIPPGEMTSPDRDLCLLHPGEFYVMGDHRSVSKDSRSFRAINEDQIVGRAVLRFWPLSKFGLL
- a CDS encoding UDP-2,3-diacylglucosamine diphosphatase; its protein translation is MSRTVLFSDVHLKVGDAARPARGEFIRFLRDAGTEGCDRLICLGDLFDFWFEYRHVCFSGYHDVLRAFSDLHDAGVELHLFCGNHDFWAGRFLRDEIGFVIHPDEARLPFGERRVLMFHGDGVNPEDRAYRAYKKVARNPWVVGAFRLLHPDWAMTLAQGVSHGSRSLTRVENPSEGPEAAALRAHARALIEAGLADTVVCGHAHAPALEWMNTQSGLGLYINTGDWMRHRTYVTWDGTDFEMGEYGQSQ